Proteins found in one Brachyspira murdochii DSM 12563 genomic segment:
- a CDS encoding DUF3298 domain-containing protein → MKLFRIFFILVFVFYSNILFSQLPKAYVKKFYFCSGNIGNSKIYLYLYINDKAVTGKYYYDGINQFINIEGSISNNIIDINEKVNNRITGYFNGTVSEDMVFSGEWSSYDGNSKYNFEFANNKSYPINNLDIINSSLKIDYGDYIFESSKDAVIVDNDKGLNSVDKISLDVDGIRSLNSERMELLLNNEIIDDYKSWKDSSYSSSDFYMKKEINVSFLDEKIISFSVYNYSYAGGTHGIYNFIPSIYLISTGERIGLNSSELLENKNDRELINLMQSKLLRNFTERDFFDFYSIELSDVFDITPSGIKFIWPLYKISGYAQGIIEIDFTYLELKPFVKRDSKFWYLFDKQ, encoded by the coding sequence TTGAAGCTGTTTAGAATTTTTTTTATATTGGTATTTGTTTTTTATTCAAATATCTTATTTTCTCAATTGCCAAAAGCATATGTAAAAAAATTTTATTTTTGCAGCGGTAATATAGGAAACTCTAAAATATATTTATACTTATATATTAATGATAAAGCCGTTACAGGAAAATATTATTATGATGGTATAAATCAGTTTATCAATATAGAAGGCAGCATATCAAATAATATTATTGATATAAATGAAAAAGTAAATAATAGAATAACTGGATATTTTAATGGTACTGTTTCAGAGGATATGGTATTTTCAGGAGAATGGTCTTCTTATGATGGAAACAGTAAATATAATTTTGAGTTTGCAAATAATAAATCTTATCCTATAAATAATTTAGATATTATTAATTCATCATTAAAAATAGATTACGGAGATTATATTTTTGAATCGAGTAAAGATGCTGTTATTGTTGATAATGATAAGGGACTCAATTCTGTAGATAAAATTTCTTTAGATGTTGACGGCATAAGGTCTCTTAATTCGGAAAGAATGGAATTACTTTTAAATAATGAGATTATAGATGATTATAAAAGCTGGAAAGATTCATCTTACAGCAGTTCAGATTTTTATATGAAGAAGGAAATTAATGTTTCTTTTTTAGATGAAAAAATAATATCTTTTTCTGTTTATAACTATTCATATGCAGGCGGAACACATGGAATATATAATTTTATACCTTCTATATATTTAATTTCAACCGGTGAGAGAATAGGACTTAATTCATCAGAACTTTTAGAAAATAAAAATGACAGAGAGCTTATCAATTTAATGCAAAGTAAATTGCTTAGAAACTTTACTGAAAGAGATTTTTTTGATTTTTATTCTATAGAACTTAGCGATGTATTTGATATTACTCCTTCAGGTATCAAATTTATATGGCCATTATATAAAATATCAGGATATGCTCAGGGTATTATAGAAATTGATTTTACATATTTAGAATTAAAACCTTTTGTAAAAAGAGATTCTAAATTTTGGTATTTATTTGATAAACAATAA
- the tpiA gene encoding triose-phosphate isomerase, protein MARRKLIAGNWKMNNSNKEALELVNQLKNLVKDVKDRDIMIAPTFTCLSDVHNAVKGSNIKLGAQNLYFEEKGAFTGQISADMLLAVGCEYVIVGHSECRDIFGEKDELINKKVKRALDKNLIPVLCVGEHLEEREKGITSDIVSSQTKEAFKGLSEAEAKKVVIAYEPVWAIGTGKTATPQDADEVHKTIRETLKSLYNESVAEGMIILYGGSVNEKNADDLLNMPNIDGALVGGASLVADKFARIVNYIAK, encoded by the coding sequence ATGGCTAGAAGAAAACTTATTGCTGGTAACTGGAAAATGAATAATTCTAATAAAGAAGCTTTGGAATTAGTTAATCAGTTAAAGAATTTAGTTAAAGATGTTAAAGACAGAGATATTATGATAGCTCCAACATTTACTTGTTTAAGTGATGTACATAATGCTGTTAAAGGAAGTAATATAAAATTGGGAGCTCAGAATTTATATTTTGAAGAGAAAGGTGCTTTTACTGGTCAAATTTCTGCTGATATGCTTTTGGCTGTAGGATGCGAATATGTTATTGTAGGACACTCTGAATGCAGAGATATTTTCGGTGAGAAAGATGAACTTATTAATAAAAAAGTAAAAAGAGCTTTAGATAAAAATCTAATACCTGTTTTATGCGTAGGCGAGCATTTAGAAGAAAGAGAAAAAGGAATTACTTCTGATATAGTAAGCAGTCAAACTAAAGAAGCATTCAAAGGTTTAAGCGAAGCTGAAGCTAAAAAAGTTGTTATAGCATACGAACCTGTTTGGGCCATTGGTACTGGCAAAACAGCTACTCCTCAGGACGCTGATGAAGTGCATAAAACTATAAGAGAAACTTTAAAATCTCTTTATAATGAAAGCGTTGCCGAAGGAATGATTATACTTTACGGCGGAAGTGTTAATGAAAAAAATGCTGATGATTTGCTTAATATGCCTAATATAGACGGTGCTTTGGTTGGAGGAGCTTCATTAGTAGCTGATAAATTCGCTAGAATAGTTAATTATATTGCTAAATAA
- a CDS encoding isochorismatase family protein, producing MNIMNEPLIKKEDSLYLCIDLQAKLMPAINDIDTVIKNTNLLFRTADIHNIPTLITEQYPKGLGATDERIILPKNHKLFAKEYFTVFGSEDFVKEFNFINKKNIIVFGVEAHVCVYYSVVHLIENGYNVYVVADAVSSRTKENKEIALNQMRKLGANIVSTEMILFGHIEHCKVDCFKEVSKLLKE from the coding sequence ATGAATATAATGAATGAACCATTAATTAAAAAGGAAGATTCTTTATATCTTTGTATAGATTTGCAGGCTAAACTTATGCCTGCCATTAATGATATAGATACAGTTATCAAAAATACAAATCTTTTATTTAGAACAGCTGATATACATAATATACCTACACTTATAACTGAACAATATCCTAAAGGACTTGGAGCTACTGATGAAAGAATAATTCTTCCTAAAAATCATAAGCTGTTTGCTAAAGAGTATTTTACTGTATTTGGTTCTGAAGATTTTGTTAAGGAATTTAATTTTATTAATAAGAAAAATATTATTGTTTTTGGTGTAGAAGCTCATGTATGTGTTTATTATAGTGTAGTTCATTTAATAGAAAATGGATATAATGTTTATGTTGTTGCTGATGCTGTATCTTCAAGAACTAAAGAGAATAAAGAAATAGCTTTGAATCAAATGAGAAAACTGGGTGCTAATATAGTAAGTACCGAAATGATACTTTTTGGTCATATAGAACATTGTAAAGTTGATTGCTTTAAAGAAGTTAGTAAATTATTAAAAGAATAA
- a CDS encoding flagellar filament outer layer protein FlaA: MKKLFVVLTSIFIAASAYGLTNSVLIDFALTGNADNLQGGEGDTNELVPVAENLYNDNWVVWLNESARLTENRRNSYVTNVDSKGNNGAWEAGKVLGIRVHFPLAAWNSYALVKPVYELEMYGGTDGTKYTEGKGVIHNVGEIKSISSWIYGRNFLVSYFVNLQNEFGELKSYPMGTVYFNGWRQVRWENREYLPNVRDRVLVREPLYPRMVPSIKLDSLGFYRTKDTQGGDFITYVKDVTVEYDVVVVDPEEDIDDEGTWQILKTENDRKQTIEAARIREQAELRDLEQRRIGDGTQEQGTADNDTGAAQEQAQ; encoded by the coding sequence ATGAAAAAGTTATTCGTAGTATTAACTTCCATTTTTATCGCTGCATCTGCTTACGGTTTAACAAACTCAGTTTTAATTGATTTTGCTTTAACTGGTAATGCTGATAACTTACAAGGTGGAGAAGGTGATACAAATGAATTAGTTCCAGTTGCAGAAAATCTTTATAATGATAACTGGGTAGTGTGGTTGAATGAATCTGCTAGATTAACAGAAAATCGCAGAAATTCTTATGTTACTAACGTAGACAGTAAAGGTAACAATGGTGCTTGGGAAGCTGGTAAAGTTCTTGGTATAAGAGTACATTTCCCATTAGCAGCTTGGAACAGCTATGCTTTAGTAAAACCAGTATATGAACTTGAAATGTATGGCGGTACTGACGGTACTAAATATACAGAAGGTAAAGGTGTTATACATAATGTTGGCGAAATTAAATCTATAAGTTCTTGGATTTATGGACGTAATTTCTTAGTTAGCTATTTTGTAAACTTACAAAATGAATTCGGTGAATTAAAATCTTATCCTATGGGTACTGTTTACTTCAATGGTTGGAGACAAGTAAGATGGGAAAACAGAGAATATTTGCCTAATGTTCGCGACAGAGTATTAGTAAGAGAACCTCTTTATCCTAGAATGGTTCCTTCTATCAAATTAGATTCTTTAGGTTTCTACAGAACTAAAGATACTCAAGGCGGCGATTTCATTACTTATGTTAAAGATGTAACAGTTGAGTACGATGTAGTAGTTGTTGATCCTGAAGAAGATATCGATGATGAAGGTACTTGGCAGATCTTAAAAACTGAAAATGATAGAAAACAAACTATAGAAGCTGCTAGAATACGTGAACAAGCAGAATTAAGAGATCTTGAACAAAGACGTATCGGTGACGGTACTCAAGAACAAGGTACTGCTGATAATGATACAGGTGCTGCTCAAGAGCAAGCTCAATAA
- a CDS encoding SDH family Clp fold serine proteinase, whose amino-acid sequence MASKKTSNKTNTIKPPILFSKTQEIINKITKQLDAPLLSYWNSNGGSVCQNDVIVLSDVLKHIGKCDKIYFFIKSSGGSGQASLRIVHLLRQSFKKVIALLPLEAASAATMLCLGADEIQMGPLAFITAVDTSIQHELSPVNKDNNLVYVSQDELARVIKLWKEQSVNDDNNPYEHIYKYIHPLVLGAVDRASSLSIKLCKDILSYHMDNQKLIDNISNSLNSAYPSHNYPITIREAKKLGLNVKEMDEKLNESLMSLNEYYSEMGQKSCTDYDEFNYHDNEILNIHEGTGVQIYYQEDKDWHYRTEERRWIPMNDNSGWIKNTLINGKQNKSIFHIR is encoded by the coding sequence ATGGCTTCAAAAAAGACATCTAATAAAACTAATACTATTAAACCGCCGATACTCTTTTCAAAAACGCAGGAAATTATTAATAAAATAACAAAACAATTAGATGCTCCGCTTCTTTCTTACTGGAATTCCAATGGAGGAAGTGTATGTCAGAATGATGTTATAGTATTATCTGATGTACTTAAGCATATTGGCAAATGTGATAAAATATATTTCTTTATAAAAAGTTCAGGAGGAAGCGGACAGGCTTCTTTAAGGATAGTACATCTATTAAGACAATCATTTAAAAAAGTAATTGCTCTTCTTCCATTAGAAGCGGCAAGTGCTGCTACTATGCTGTGTTTAGGGGCCGATGAAATACAGATGGGACCTTTAGCATTCATAACAGCTGTAGATACTTCTATTCAGCATGAATTATCCCCTGTAAATAAAGACAATAATTTAGTTTATGTAAGTCAGGACGAATTGGCTAGAGTTATAAAGCTATGGAAAGAGCAGTCTGTAAACGATGATAATAATCCTTATGAGCATATATACAAATACATACATCCTTTAGTTTTGGGTGCTGTTGACAGAGCATCAAGTTTATCAATAAAACTATGCAAAGATATTTTATCATACCATATGGACAATCAAAAACTAATAGATAATATATCAAACTCTCTTAATTCTGCCTATCCTTCTCATAATTACCCTATAACTATAAGAGAAGCCAAAAAATTAGGTCTCAATGTAAAAGAAATGGATGAAAAATTAAATGAATCATTAATGTCTCTAAACGAATACTATTCTGAAATGGGTCAGAAATCATGTACTGATTATGATGAGTTTAACTACCATGATAATGAAATACTTAATATACATGAAGGTACCGGAGTTCAAATATACTATCAGGAAGATAAAGACTGGCATTACAGAACAGAAGAGAGAAGATGGATACCTATGAATGACAACAGCGGATGGATAAAAAATACTTTAATAAACGGAAAACAAAATAAAAGCATATTCCATATAAGATAG
- a CDS encoding glycosyltransferase family 9 protein — translation MRDIKNLLIHSPNWLGDIIMSFPAISLIKERYKDAKITVMTKKSMFGIFKASSLVDECLELKRFPHLRKYRFDTVILFPNSFESAFRVFGHGIKRRIGYRADYRDLMLTDAVDRKGVRWIHTADYYVNLLKAIGIDKKRPVIKLNIKEKLLNKAKDYLKTVNPDNKKIFAYGIGATNSFGKIWKEEYFAETANYLSKKYDALTLFITTPNEKEISDRISAMLYNDPIIPYMSLDMIAAILSLCDGFIGNDSGAMHVASIVGIPTLALYFATPAYQNFPIGINSQAIEKKPDNPACICGGKKCELNTFECREIIKPDEVIRKFEELIN, via the coding sequence ATGAGAGATATTAAAAATTTACTTATACATTCGCCTAATTGGCTTGGTGATATCATTATGTCTTTTCCCGCTATTTCCCTTATAAAAGAAAGATACAAAGATGCGAAAATTACAGTAATGACAAAAAAATCTATGTTTGGCATATTCAAAGCTAGCAGCTTGGTTGATGAGTGTTTGGAATTAAAAAGGTTTCCGCATTTAAGAAAATATCGTTTTGATACTGTAATATTGTTTCCAAATTCATTTGAGAGTGCTTTTAGGGTTTTCGGTCATGGTATAAAAAGGCGTATAGGATATAGGGCTGATTACAGAGACCTTATGCTTACAGACGCCGTTGATAGAAAGGGAGTGAGGTGGATACACACGGCAGATTATTACGTTAATTTGCTTAAGGCTATAGGAATAGATAAAAAAAGACCTGTTATCAAACTTAATATAAAAGAAAAACTATTAAATAAAGCTAAAGATTATTTAAAAACTGTAAATCCGGATAATAAAAAAATATTTGCATATGGTATAGGGGCAACTAATAGCTTTGGAAAGATTTGGAAGGAGGAATATTTTGCTGAAACGGCTAATTATTTATCAAAGAAATATGATGCTTTGACTTTATTTATTACTACTCCGAATGAGAAAGAGATATCAGACAGAATATCGGCTATGCTTTACAATGATCCTATTATACCGTATATGTCTCTTGATATGATAGCAGCAATTTTAAGTTTATGCGATGGTTTTATAGGAAATGATTCCGGAGCTATGCATGTAGCTTCTATAGTCGGCATACCTACTTTAGCACTTTATTTTGCAACACCAGCATATCAAAATTTTCCAATAGGCATAAATAGTCAGGCAATAGAGAAAAAGCCTGATAATCCAGCCTGTATATGCGGCGGAAAGAAGTGCGAGCTTAATACTTTTGAATGCAGAGAAATTATAAAACCTGATGAAGTTATAAGGAAGTTTGAAGAATTGATTAATTAA